One genomic segment of Deinococcus terrestris includes these proteins:
- the rnr gene encoding ribonuclease R: protein MPRAKKERVAPDELRRTASEEQTIPAADAPATEAPSAEAQTSARPRRGRPAKAAATTPPEQAEPQDTPPAEEAPKPRRGRSVRAVTAPAESTPEPAEPAQQAVTEPVPAPRPRRGRKVAAAASDPTPEVTAESPVTTAELSEPEAPVPAKSARRGRQPKAAVAETATAELTPDPVPPVAEAEAAEVAPAEAPAGPRRGRKAKTTPLTGAAEPQPDVLPPVASEPTDPVLLEVPKTRRGRKAKTVPAPESTEAPLDEVLGGVESVEVEEASSPATEEPAPVLTLTGDGQSDTPEPLIDLPHETEDEDEAHAEAERAESDDPARAMVVAQLRKLGRPIHVRDLERTFTRQMLDRLGGWRDLEALLDDLTRTGEVIRTRKRTYGLPEAMNLVRGRFQASAAGFGFVVPDSNMGKGGGEDFYVAPEHTMEAWNGDIVLVRMEGRGDGGRDGGSRGPRRGQRGDGSPRASVVRIVQRAYKQLVGTLEFSKGHPILKPDDHRARHRILLLPQGIDELHSGARVVAELFWPEGTGEDEVFGQVTRVLGEQDDPETETEAVIVKYGLRGDFPEDVLEQANAIPTQIPEEALVGRLDLREFNIFTVDGRDAKDFDDAIHIQPTPEGTFVVGVHIADVSHYVTEGSPLDKEAYARATSVYLPGRVLPMLPEHLSNGVCSLVPYEDRLTMTALVELSAEGDILKVQLAPSVINSKARLTYDEVQAYSEATATLPDHARHLEGDLHLLLKITTKLRQKRLREGSLDFKLREVKVDVGPDGRMELIPIREETARGMIEDLMLLANKVVAHELLQREIPALFRIHEEPTLQKFQEVTAAIARLGISFPGGEPTPQAYQAVLKGVRGTPRESVVNTLLLRSMQQAKYAGENLGHFGLAFDEYLHFTSPIRRYPDLLVHRVLKGMLSGELRASSRAVNDLRAKLPGMGEHTSERERAAAEAERDLTKYYQAKWAQEHLGETFPGNVSGVVSSGLFVALDNGVEGKLHISNLDDDYYIYIEDAQMLRGRSNGRNFRLGDSVTVTISQVNPLARQIDFTQETDMEGNPIRPRARRREDREAEKREKLQTVSTAAPRKFTLDDPQPARPTPASRPTRDPQAQGSREGRDRDRGGRPGGASGTPNGSGRGGRRVITLERPRNEHLRPVNITVQRMYFGDWTVENLPPDEGSHGEGGRSGGRRFGQDGRGGDRGGRGPAYSRGANDRGAVRDLNGRPGSGPRGGTPRSSQPQAQPQQADAGGDANRRRRRRGRRGGNGPQG from the coding sequence ATGCCCAGAGCGAAAAAGGAGCGCGTGGCGCCGGACGAGCTGCGGCGCACCGCCTCCGAAGAACAGACCATCCCCGCCGCCGATGCTCCGGCCACCGAAGCGCCGTCGGCTGAGGCCCAGACCTCGGCCCGCCCCCGGCGCGGACGCCCGGCGAAGGCCGCCGCGACCACGCCCCCCGAGCAGGCGGAGCCCCAAGACACCCCTCCCGCAGAGGAAGCCCCTAAGCCCAGGCGCGGCCGTTCCGTGCGGGCCGTGACCGCTCCGGCGGAGTCCACTCCTGAACCAGCCGAGCCCGCCCAGCAGGCGGTGACCGAACCCGTGCCCGCCCCCAGGCCCCGCCGTGGGCGCAAGGTGGCGGCTGCGGCATCTGACCCCACCCCGGAGGTGACGGCCGAGAGCCCGGTCACCACCGCCGAGCTGTCCGAGCCGGAAGCCCCGGTCCCCGCCAAGTCTGCCCGCCGGGGCCGCCAGCCCAAGGCAGCGGTGGCGGAGACAGCGACGGCCGAGCTCACCCCCGACCCCGTGCCCCCGGTGGCCGAGGCGGAAGCCGCCGAGGTCGCCCCAGCCGAAGCCCCCGCAGGGCCGCGTCGGGGCCGCAAGGCGAAGACCACCCCCTTGACCGGAGCCGCAGAACCGCAGCCCGACGTGCTCCCGCCCGTGGCGAGCGAGCCGACCGACCCCGTGCTGCTGGAAGTGCCCAAGACCCGGCGCGGACGCAAGGCCAAGACTGTCCCGGCGCCCGAATCCACCGAAGCCCCGCTGGACGAGGTGCTGGGTGGCGTCGAGTCCGTCGAGGTGGAAGAAGCGTCTTCCCCGGCCACCGAGGAGCCTGCCCCCGTCCTCACCCTGACGGGCGACGGGCAGTCCGACACGCCCGAACCCCTGATTGACCTCCCGCACGAGACGGAAGACGAAGACGAGGCCCATGCCGAAGCAGAGCGGGCCGAGTCGGACGACCCCGCCCGCGCGATGGTCGTGGCGCAGCTTCGCAAGCTGGGGCGCCCGATTCACGTGCGCGATCTGGAACGCACCTTCACCCGCCAGATGCTCGACCGGCTGGGGGGCTGGCGCGACCTCGAAGCGCTGCTGGACGACCTGACTCGCACGGGTGAGGTGATCCGCACCCGCAAGCGCACCTACGGACTGCCCGAGGCGATGAACCTCGTCCGGGGCCGCTTCCAGGCGTCGGCGGCGGGCTTCGGCTTCGTGGTGCCGGACAGCAATATGGGCAAGGGGGGCGGCGAGGACTTCTATGTCGCCCCCGAGCACACGATGGAAGCCTGGAACGGCGACATCGTGCTGGTGCGAATGGAAGGCCGGGGCGACGGGGGGCGCGACGGCGGCAGCCGGGGACCCCGCCGGGGCCAGCGCGGCGACGGCAGCCCCCGCGCGTCGGTGGTCCGCATCGTGCAGCGGGCCTACAAGCAGCTCGTGGGCACGCTGGAATTCAGCAAGGGTCACCCCATCCTCAAGCCCGACGATCACCGCGCCCGGCACCGCATCCTGCTGCTGCCGCAGGGCATCGACGAGTTGCACAGCGGCGCCCGCGTCGTGGCCGAGCTGTTCTGGCCCGAGGGCACCGGCGAGGACGAGGTCTTCGGGCAGGTCACCCGCGTGCTGGGCGAGCAGGACGACCCCGAAACCGAGACCGAGGCCGTCATCGTCAAGTACGGGCTGCGCGGCGACTTCCCGGAGGACGTGCTGGAGCAGGCGAACGCCATTCCCACCCAGATTCCCGAGGAAGCGCTGGTGGGCAGGCTCGACCTGCGCGAGTTCAACATCTTCACGGTGGACGGGCGCGACGCCAAGGACTTCGACGACGCGATTCACATCCAGCCCACGCCGGAAGGCACCTTCGTGGTGGGCGTCCACATCGCGGACGTGAGCCACTACGTCACCGAGGGCAGCCCGCTCGACAAGGAAGCCTACGCCCGCGCGACGAGCGTCTATCTGCCCGGCCGGGTGCTGCCCATGCTGCCCGAGCACCTCTCCAACGGGGTGTGCAGCCTGGTCCCCTACGAGGACCGCCTGACGATGACGGCGCTGGTCGAGCTGTCTGCCGAGGGCGACATCCTGAAGGTGCAGCTTGCCCCCTCGGTGATCAACTCCAAGGCGCGGCTGACCTACGACGAGGTGCAGGCCTACTCGGAAGCGACCGCCACCCTGCCCGACCACGCCCGGCATCTGGAGGGCGACCTCCACCTGCTGCTGAAGATCACGACCAAGCTGCGCCAGAAGCGCCTGCGCGAGGGCTCGCTGGACTTCAAGCTGCGCGAGGTCAAGGTGGACGTCGGGCCGGACGGCCGCATGGAACTGATCCCCATCCGCGAGGAAACGGCGCGGGGGATGATCGAGGACCTGATGCTGCTCGCCAACAAGGTGGTGGCGCACGAGCTGCTTCAGCGCGAGATTCCGGCCCTCTTCCGCATCCACGAGGAACCCACCCTCCAGAAGTTCCAGGAGGTCACGGCGGCCATCGCGCGGTTGGGCATCTCCTTCCCCGGCGGGGAACCCACCCCGCAGGCGTACCAGGCCGTGCTCAAGGGCGTGCGTGGCACCCCGCGCGAGAGCGTGGTGAACACGCTGCTGCTCAGAAGCATGCAGCAGGCCAAGTACGCGGGCGAGAACCTCGGGCACTTCGGCCTCGCCTTCGACGAGTACCTGCACTTCACCTCGCCCATCCGCCGGTATCCCGACCTGCTGGTCCACCGCGTCCTGAAGGGGATGCTCTCGGGCGAGCTGCGGGCCAGCAGCCGGGCGGTGAACGACCTGCGGGCGAAACTGCCCGGCATGGGCGAGCACACCTCCGAGCGCGAGCGGGCGGCGGCCGAGGCCGAGCGCGACCTCACCAAGTACTACCAGGCGAAGTGGGCGCAGGAGCACCTCGGCGAGACCTTCCCCGGCAACGTGTCGGGCGTGGTGTCCAGCGGGCTGTTCGTGGCGCTCGACAACGGCGTGGAGGGCAAGCTGCACATTTCCAACCTCGACGACGACTACTACATCTACATCGAAGACGCGCAGATGCTGCGGGGGCGCTCCAATGGCCGGAACTTCCGCCTCGGGGACAGCGTCACCGTGACCATCAGCCAGGTCAACCCGCTGGCCCGGCAGATCGATTTCACCCAGGAGACCGATATGGAAGGCAACCCCATCCGCCCCCGCGCCCGGCGCCGCGAGGACCGCGAGGCCGAGAAGCGCGAGAAGCTGCAAACGGTCAGCACCGCCGCGCCCCGCAAGTTCACCCTGGACGACCCCCAGCCGGCCCGCCCGACTCCGGCCTCCCGCCCCACGCGGGACCCCCAGGCCCAGGGCAGCCGCGAGGGGCGCGACCGCGACCGGGGTGGACGCCCCGGCGGTGCCTCGGGCACCCCCAACGGCAGCGGACGCGGTGGCCGCAGGGTCATCACGCTGGAGCGGCCACGCAACGAGCACCTGCGCCCGGTGAACATCACCGTGCAGCGGATGTACTTCGGGGACTGGACCGTGGAGAACCTCCCTCCCGACGAGGGGAGCCACGGCGAGGGGGGCCGCTCCGGGGGACGCCGCTTCGGGCAGGACGGGCGCGGCGGTGACCGGGGCGGCCGGGGTCCGGCCTACTCGCGCGGCGCGAACGACCGGGGCGCGGTGCGGGACCTGAACGGTCGCCCCGGCAGTGGCCCCCGTGGTGGGACGCCCCGCTCCAGCCAGCCCCAGGCCCAGCCGCAGCAGGCCGACGCGGGCGGGGACGCCAACCGCCGCCGCCGCCGCCGGGGCCGCCGGGGCGGGAACGGCCCCCAGGGCTGA